The following coding sequences lie in one Mesorhizobium sp. NZP2298 genomic window:
- a CDS encoding DUF3052 family protein, with product MALAATGYSGTPLPAKLGLKDGMTAAFIALPPELDDLTDAIAFAEVDRLADWSGISGVALKYDAVHAFTRQRAEIENRLGDVEAAIKRDGMVWVSWPKKASKVPTDVTEGVVRTEALKRGLVDVKVAAVNEIWSGLKLVIRKDLR from the coding sequence ATGGCGCTGGCGGCGACGGGATATTCCGGCACGCCTCTTCCGGCCAAGCTCGGCCTGAAGGACGGCATGACCGCGGCCTTTATCGCGCTGCCGCCGGAACTCGACGACCTGACGGACGCCATCGCCTTCGCCGAAGTCGATCGGCTGGCCGATTGGTCCGGCATTTCCGGCGTTGCTCTCAAATACGACGCTGTCCACGCCTTCACCAGGCAGCGCGCCGAGATCGAGAATCGCTTGGGCGATGTCGAGGCAGCGATCAAGCGCGACGGCATGGTCTGGGTGTCCTGGCCGAAGAAGGCATCGAAAGTGCCGACCGATGTCACCGAGGGTGTCGTGCGCACCGAAGCGCTGAAGCGCGGCCTTGTCGACGTCAAGGTCGCCGCAGTGAATGAAATCTGGTCCGGGCTGAAGCTCGTCATCCGAAAGGACCTGAGGTAA
- a CDS encoding succinate dehydrogenase iron-sulfur subunit, with translation MVELTLPKNSKIQQGKTWPKPEGATNLREYRIYRWSPDDDENPRIDTYFVDMDDCGPMVLDALLWIKNKIDPTLTLRRSCREGICGSCAMNIDGSNTLACTKGCDDISGAVKVYPLPHMQVVKDLVPDLTNFYAQHASIEPWLKTVSPQPAKEWLQSHEDREKLDGLYECILCACCSTSCPSYWWNGDRYLGPATLLQAYRWLIDSRDEAKGERLDNLEDPFRLYRCHTIMNCAQTCPKGLNPAKAIAEIKKMMVERRV, from the coding sequence ATGGTCGAACTCACGCTCCCCAAGAACTCGAAAATCCAGCAGGGCAAGACCTGGCCGAAGCCGGAGGGCGCCACCAATCTGCGGGAATACCGCATCTACCGCTGGTCGCCGGACGATGACGAGAATCCGCGCATCGACACCTATTTCGTCGACATGGACGATTGCGGGCCGATGGTGCTCGACGCGCTGCTCTGGATCAAGAACAAGATCGACCCGACGCTGACCTTGCGCCGCTCCTGCCGCGAAGGCATTTGCGGCTCCTGCGCCATGAACATCGACGGCTCCAATACGCTCGCCTGCACCAAGGGCTGCGACGACATTTCCGGCGCCGTAAAAGTCTACCCGCTGCCGCATATGCAGGTGGTCAAGGACCTGGTGCCCGACCTCACCAATTTCTACGCCCAGCACGCCTCGATCGAGCCGTGGCTGAAGACGGTGTCGCCGCAGCCGGCCAAGGAATGGCTGCAGAGCCATGAGGACCGCGAGAAGCTCGACGGGCTCTACGAATGCATCCTGTGCGCCTGCTGCTCGACCTCGTGCCCGAGCTACTGGTGGAACGGCGACCGCTATCTCGGCCCGGCGACGCTGCTGCAGGCCTATCGCTGGCTGATCGACAGCCGCGACGAGGCCAAGGGTGAGCGGCTCGACAATCTCGAAGACCCGTTCCGGCTCTACCGCTGCCACACCATCATGAACTGCGCGCAGACCTGCCCCAAAGGCCTCAACCCGGCCAAGGCGATCGCCGAGATCAAGAAGATGATGGTCGAACGGCGCGTCTGA